A single genomic interval of Puntigrus tetrazona isolate hp1 chromosome 1, ASM1883169v1, whole genome shotgun sequence harbors:
- the LOC122355940 gene encoding uncharacterized protein LOC122355940 isoform X5 — translation MELHPLLVKIIDTPQFQRLRHIKQLGTKYLVYPGATHTRFEHSLGVAYLAGCLLKSLRDKQPELMKQLNITDRDVLCVQIAALCHDMGHGPLSHLFDGMFIPQVLPDKNWEHENASVDMFKHMVEKNGLKKVMEQYGLDPDEDIVFIGQLIKKEREVSQRSAEKAFLYEIVANKVNGIDVDKWDYLARDCHYLGIPNGFDCERLLKSARVCVVDGTKQICFRDKVADNVYNMFYTRYTLHRQALQHNTGYIIDIKMTEALIKANEMLKISDAIFDMEKFTNLTDHICDQISQSTVPELKDARDILDDITQRRLPKFVGEARLSEENFKTELKKKWTFSNVDPQIYVASYKPNIHHEWLVRVYHEQPNVNIQRPTQEELKKYFAKWCEESHLIPSEPDINSNRRFDHVPHKVKFIGEARMEIAALKTRLQEEIVEMYNQKKNTSPELEANHFETYVLDMGFGEVGKEPIDNVHFYSKENPDIAFKMKKEKVSTLKPKKFHEWLIRLYYNNTEDKEHQAEVQQIAEKCFHDWCRKSDLIDSRDESEADVSVHVFQTSSGKIFNDPIHGQIELPHLLVKIIDTPQFQRLRHIKQLGGTYLVYPGATHTRFEHSLGSAYLAGQLAKVLQEKQKDLKITKEDILCVQIAALCYNLGHGPFSYVFKDMVFPKLCANQWKPEVASAWIFLDIVESNEAVKKAFKDEKILDSLDFIKDLICSPKDERENHDKSFLFEIVANKQNYIDVRKWDYLARDCHYLGIPNSFDHQRLLKSALVCKVPSLERNRICFRDKVADDIYVMFNTQYSLYRQAYMHKTVKIIEEEISGALVDMVKRDISEITELISRKDSMKTETSAVTKEKMEKFLKLTDHIFEDILYSTDDELKNAQMTLKKVVKRCVPKCIEETRITNTENKDLKELKAMQEKRWKEPVGTWNTDPFNVNLREDIFKFRVNRLNYNQKDTDPEKDPIKVVYFYRKRNPTEVFKIKKYEVSSLLPEEFTEYICRVYYEKKSDKEEEEVKKFMNWRRRDMVGVYGTQQKAQS, via the exons ATGGAGCTGCACCCCCTGCTGGTGAAGATCATCGATACTCCTCAGTTTCAGAGACTCAGACACATCAAACAGCTGGGAACAAAGTATCTGGTGTATCCAGGAGCCACTCACACCCGCTTTGAACACTCTCTTGG cGTGGCATATTTAGCAGGATGCCTTCTCAAGAGTCTAAGAGATAAACAGCCGGAACTGATGAAACAGCTGAACATTACAGATCGAGATGTGTTGTGTGTTCAGATTGCTGCTCTGTGTCATGACATGG GTCATGGTCCATTGTCTCATTTGTTTGATGGCATGTTTATCCCTCAAGTCCTGCCTG aTAAGAACTGGGAG CATGAGAATGCATCAGTTGATATGTTTAAACACATGGTAGAGAAGAATGGACTGAAAAAGGTGATGGAACAGTATGGATTGGATCCTGATGAAGACATCGTATTTATTGGGCAATTAATTAAGAAAGAACGTGAAGTTAGTCAG CGGTCAGCAGAAAAGGCTTTCCTGTATGAGATTGTGGCAAACAAAGTAAACGGCATTGATGTGGACAAATGGGACTATTTGGCTCG AGATTGTCATTACCTCGGCATTCCTAACGGCTTTGACTGTGAACGGCTGCTGAAGTCTGCTCGAGTGTGTGTGGTGGACGGGACAAAGCAGATCTGCTTCAGAGACAAG GTGGCTGATAATGTTTATAACATGTTTTACACCCGATACACTCTTCATCGCCAGGCTCTACAGCACAACACCGGCTACATCATTGACATCAA GATGACAGAAGCCCTTATAAAAGCTAATGAAATGCTGAAGATCTCTGATGCCATATTTGACATGGAAAAGTTCACCAACCTCACAG ATCACATCTGTGATCAGATCAGCCAGTCAACTGTCCCTGAGTTGAAGGACGCCAGAGACATTTTAGATGACATTACCCAAAGACGTCTGCCAAAGTTTGTTGGAGAGGCCAGACTAAGTGAAGAAAACTTTAAG ACTGAACTGAAGAAGAAATGGACGTTTTCTAATGTGGACCCTCaaatttat GTGGCCAGTTACAAGCCAAATATTCATCATGAATGGCTTGTTAGAGTGTACCACGAACAACCAAATGTGAACATCCAGAGGCCTACACAAGAGGAACTTAAGAAGTACTTTGCAAAGTGGTGCGAGGAATCCCACTTAATTCCTTCAGAACCTGACATTAATTCCA atcgCCGCTTTGATCATGTCCCGCATAAGGTAAAGTTTATTGGAGAAGCCAGAATGGAGATAGCTGCATTAAAG ACTAGACTGCAGGAAGAGATAGTCGAGATGTACAACCAGAAGAAGAACACCAGCCCAGAACTGGAAGCTAATCACTTCGAAACTTAT GTTCTTGACATGGGTTTTGGTGAAGTAGGAAAAGAGCCCATtgataatgttcatttttacagCAAGGAAAACCCAGACATAGCCTTCAAGATGAAGAAGGAAAAG GTGTCCACTCTCAAGCCGAAGAAGTTTCATGAATGGCTCATTAGATTGTACTACAATAACACTGAAGATAAGGAGCACCAGGCAGAGGTCCAGCAAATAGCTGAAAAGTGCTTTCATGATTGGTGTAGAAAATCCGATCTCATTGATTCCAGAGATGAGTCAG aagcAGATGTTTCAGTTCATGTCTTCCAGACTTCCTCAGGCAAG ATCTTCAATGACCCCATTCATGGTCAAATCGAGCTGCCTCATCTGCTGGTGAAGATCATCGATACTCCTCAGTTTCAGAGGCTCAGACACATCAAACAGCTGGGAGGAACATACCTGGTGTATCCAGGAGCCACTCACACCCGCTTTGAGCACTCTCTGGG TTCTGCATATTTAGCAGGACAGCTAGCCAAGGTACTGCAAGAAAAACAGAAGGATCTAAAGATTACTAAAGAAGATATCCTATGTGTCCAAATTGCTGCTTTGTGCTACAATTTAG gTCACGGTCCTTTCTCGTATGTGTTTAAGGACATGGTCTTCCCTAAATTGTGTG CTAACCAATGGAAG CCCGAGGTGGCCTCTGCTTGGATATTTCTGGACATAGTAGAAAGCAATGAGGCagtgaaaaaagcatttaagGATGAGAAAATTCTCGATAGTCTGGACTTTATTAAGGATTTAATTTGTTCTCCAAAG GACGAGCGTGAAAATCATGACAAATCCTTCCTGTTTGAGATTGTGGCAAATAAACAGAACTACATTGATGTCCGTAAATGGGATTATCTTGCAAG AGACTGTCATTATCTTGGGATCCCAAACAGCTTTGATCATCAGCGGCTGCTGAAATCTGCGCTAGTCTGTAAAGTCCCGAGTCTGGAGAGAAATCGCATCTGCTTCAGAGATAAG GTGGCAGATGATATTTACGTCATGTTTAACACCCAATACTCTCTGTATCGCCAGGCCTACATGCACAAGACCGTTAAAATCATCGAAGAAGA AATTAGTGGTGCTCTTGTAGATATGGTCAAACGGGACATCTCTGAAATCACAGAACTCATTTCACGAAAGGATTCCATGAAAACTGAAACCTCAGCGGTcacaaaagagaaaatggaaaagTTCCTCAAATTGACAG ATCACATCTTTGAGGACATCTTGTACTCCACTGATGACGAGCTGAAAAATGCCCAGATGACACTTAAGAAAGTTGTCAAGAGATGCGTTCCAAAGTGTATAGAAGAGACTCGAATtacaaacactgaaaataaagatcTAAAAGAGTTAAAG GCAATGCAGGAGAAACGCTGGAAAGAACCAGTGGGCACATGGAACACAGATCCCTTCAATGTCAACTTGAGAGAGGACATTTTCAAATTTCGT GTGAATCGACTGAATTATAACCAGAAAGACACAGACCCAGAAAAAGACCCCATCAAAGTTGTCTATTTCTACAGGAAGAGGAACCCCACTGAAGTCTTCAAGATTAAGAAATATGAG GTATCCAGTCTACTGCCAGAGGAGTTTACAGAATATATTTGTAGGGTTTACTACGAAAAGAAAAGTGAtaaggaggaggaagaagttAAGAAGTTCATGAATTGGAGGCGCCGTGACATGGTAGGTGTTTATGGTACACAGCAAAAAGCCCAGAGTTAA
- the LOC122355940 gene encoding uncharacterized protein LOC122355940 isoform X1 — MASKRQMEESDTCPVIPKKREPGRDIQMKQFNDPIHGHMELHPLLVKIIDTPQFQRLRHIKQLGTKYLVYPGATHTRFEHSLGVAYLAGCLLKSLRDKQPELMKQLNITDRDVLCVQIAALCHDMGHGPLSHLFDGMFIPQVLPDKNWEHENASVDMFKHMVEKNGLKKVMEQYGLDPDEDIVFIGQLIKKEREVSQRSAEKAFLYEIVANKVNGIDVDKWDYLARDCHYLGIPNGFDCERLLKSARVCVVDGTKQICFRDKVADNVYNMFYTRYTLHRQALQHNTGYIIDIKMTEALIKANEMLKISDAIFDMEKFTNLTDHICDQISQSTVPELKDARDILDDITQRRLPKFVGEARLSEENFKTELKKKWTFSNVDPQIYVASYKPNIHHEWLVRVYHEQPNVNIQRPTQEELKKYFAKWCEESHLIPSEPDINSNRRFDHVPHKVKFIGEARMEIAALKTRLQEEIVEMYNQKKNTSPELEANHFETYVLDMGFGEVGKEPIDNVHFYSKENPDIAFKMKKEKVSTLKPKKFHEWLIRLYYNNTEDKEHQAEVQQIAEKCFHDWCRKSDLIDSRDESEADVSVHVFQTSSGKIFNDPIHGQIELPHLLVKIIDTPQFQRLRHIKQLGGTYLVYPGATHTRFEHSLGSAYLAGQLAKVLQEKQKDLKITKEDILCVQIAALCYNLGHGPFSYVFKDMVFPKLCANQWKPEVASAWIFLDIVESNEAVKKAFKDEKILDSLDFIKDLICSPKDERENHDKSFLFEIVANKQNYIDVRKWDYLARDCHYLGIPNSFDHQRLLKSALVCKVPSLERNRICFRDKVADDIYVMFNTQYSLYRQAYMHKTVKIIEEEISGALVDMVKRDISEITELISRKDSMKTETSAVTKEKMEKFLKLTDHIFEDILYSTDDELKNAQMTLKKVVKRCVPKCIEETRITNTENKDLKELKAMQEKRWKEPVGTWNTDPFNVNLREDIFKFRVNRLNYNQKDTDPEKDPIKVVYFYRKRNPTEVFKIKKYEVSSLLPEEFTEYICRVYYEKKSDKEEEEVKKFMNWRRRDMVGVYGTQQKAQS; from the exons atggcaagtAAAAGACAAATGGAAGAATCAGACACTTGTCCTGTCATCCCAAAGAAGAGAG AGCCTGGCAGAGACATACAAATGAAG CAGTTCAATGACCCCATTCATGGACACATGGAGCTGCACCCCCTGCTGGTGAAGATCATCGATACTCCTCAGTTTCAGAGACTCAGACACATCAAACAGCTGGGAACAAAGTATCTGGTGTATCCAGGAGCCACTCACACCCGCTTTGAACACTCTCTTGG cGTGGCATATTTAGCAGGATGCCTTCTCAAGAGTCTAAGAGATAAACAGCCGGAACTGATGAAACAGCTGAACATTACAGATCGAGATGTGTTGTGTGTTCAGATTGCTGCTCTGTGTCATGACATGG GTCATGGTCCATTGTCTCATTTGTTTGATGGCATGTTTATCCCTCAAGTCCTGCCTG aTAAGAACTGGGAG CATGAGAATGCATCAGTTGATATGTTTAAACACATGGTAGAGAAGAATGGACTGAAAAAGGTGATGGAACAGTATGGATTGGATCCTGATGAAGACATCGTATTTATTGGGCAATTAATTAAGAAAGAACGTGAAGTTAGTCAG CGGTCAGCAGAAAAGGCTTTCCTGTATGAGATTGTGGCAAACAAAGTAAACGGCATTGATGTGGACAAATGGGACTATTTGGCTCG AGATTGTCATTACCTCGGCATTCCTAACGGCTTTGACTGTGAACGGCTGCTGAAGTCTGCTCGAGTGTGTGTGGTGGACGGGACAAAGCAGATCTGCTTCAGAGACAAG GTGGCTGATAATGTTTATAACATGTTTTACACCCGATACACTCTTCATCGCCAGGCTCTACAGCACAACACCGGCTACATCATTGACATCAA GATGACAGAAGCCCTTATAAAAGCTAATGAAATGCTGAAGATCTCTGATGCCATATTTGACATGGAAAAGTTCACCAACCTCACAG ATCACATCTGTGATCAGATCAGCCAGTCAACTGTCCCTGAGTTGAAGGACGCCAGAGACATTTTAGATGACATTACCCAAAGACGTCTGCCAAAGTTTGTTGGAGAGGCCAGACTAAGTGAAGAAAACTTTAAG ACTGAACTGAAGAAGAAATGGACGTTTTCTAATGTGGACCCTCaaatttat GTGGCCAGTTACAAGCCAAATATTCATCATGAATGGCTTGTTAGAGTGTACCACGAACAACCAAATGTGAACATCCAGAGGCCTACACAAGAGGAACTTAAGAAGTACTTTGCAAAGTGGTGCGAGGAATCCCACTTAATTCCTTCAGAACCTGACATTAATTCCA atcgCCGCTTTGATCATGTCCCGCATAAGGTAAAGTTTATTGGAGAAGCCAGAATGGAGATAGCTGCATTAAAG ACTAGACTGCAGGAAGAGATAGTCGAGATGTACAACCAGAAGAAGAACACCAGCCCAGAACTGGAAGCTAATCACTTCGAAACTTAT GTTCTTGACATGGGTTTTGGTGAAGTAGGAAAAGAGCCCATtgataatgttcatttttacagCAAGGAAAACCCAGACATAGCCTTCAAGATGAAGAAGGAAAAG GTGTCCACTCTCAAGCCGAAGAAGTTTCATGAATGGCTCATTAGATTGTACTACAATAACACTGAAGATAAGGAGCACCAGGCAGAGGTCCAGCAAATAGCTGAAAAGTGCTTTCATGATTGGTGTAGAAAATCCGATCTCATTGATTCCAGAGATGAGTCAG aagcAGATGTTTCAGTTCATGTCTTCCAGACTTCCTCAGGCAAG ATCTTCAATGACCCCATTCATGGTCAAATCGAGCTGCCTCATCTGCTGGTGAAGATCATCGATACTCCTCAGTTTCAGAGGCTCAGACACATCAAACAGCTGGGAGGAACATACCTGGTGTATCCAGGAGCCACTCACACCCGCTTTGAGCACTCTCTGGG TTCTGCATATTTAGCAGGACAGCTAGCCAAGGTACTGCAAGAAAAACAGAAGGATCTAAAGATTACTAAAGAAGATATCCTATGTGTCCAAATTGCTGCTTTGTGCTACAATTTAG gTCACGGTCCTTTCTCGTATGTGTTTAAGGACATGGTCTTCCCTAAATTGTGTG CTAACCAATGGAAG CCCGAGGTGGCCTCTGCTTGGATATTTCTGGACATAGTAGAAAGCAATGAGGCagtgaaaaaagcatttaagGATGAGAAAATTCTCGATAGTCTGGACTTTATTAAGGATTTAATTTGTTCTCCAAAG GACGAGCGTGAAAATCATGACAAATCCTTCCTGTTTGAGATTGTGGCAAATAAACAGAACTACATTGATGTCCGTAAATGGGATTATCTTGCAAG AGACTGTCATTATCTTGGGATCCCAAACAGCTTTGATCATCAGCGGCTGCTGAAATCTGCGCTAGTCTGTAAAGTCCCGAGTCTGGAGAGAAATCGCATCTGCTTCAGAGATAAG GTGGCAGATGATATTTACGTCATGTTTAACACCCAATACTCTCTGTATCGCCAGGCCTACATGCACAAGACCGTTAAAATCATCGAAGAAGA AATTAGTGGTGCTCTTGTAGATATGGTCAAACGGGACATCTCTGAAATCACAGAACTCATTTCACGAAAGGATTCCATGAAAACTGAAACCTCAGCGGTcacaaaagagaaaatggaaaagTTCCTCAAATTGACAG ATCACATCTTTGAGGACATCTTGTACTCCACTGATGACGAGCTGAAAAATGCCCAGATGACACTTAAGAAAGTTGTCAAGAGATGCGTTCCAAAGTGTATAGAAGAGACTCGAATtacaaacactgaaaataaagatcTAAAAGAGTTAAAG GCAATGCAGGAGAAACGCTGGAAAGAACCAGTGGGCACATGGAACACAGATCCCTTCAATGTCAACTTGAGAGAGGACATTTTCAAATTTCGT GTGAATCGACTGAATTATAACCAGAAAGACACAGACCCAGAAAAAGACCCCATCAAAGTTGTCTATTTCTACAGGAAGAGGAACCCCACTGAAGTCTTCAAGATTAAGAAATATGAG GTATCCAGTCTACTGCCAGAGGAGTTTACAGAATATATTTGTAGGGTTTACTACGAAAAGAAAAGTGAtaaggaggaggaagaagttAAGAAGTTCATGAATTGGAGGCGCCGTGACATGGTAGGTGTTTATGGTACACAGCAAAAAGCCCAGAGTTAA